From the Candidatus Deferrimicrobium sp. genome, the window TTTTCCGCAACCTCCCGAAACACCCTCATCCGCTGGAACTCTTTACTGTTCATGGTAATTTTCCCCTCCATGGCCACCCCCTTCCCGGAGGGGACATTTTCCCTTGGCAATAGAAGGGGACATAATCGCTAGGCTAAGACATCGGACCGAATCGCCGTTGCAATCAGTGCGATGATCGGATAAAATTTGTCGTTACATAACGTGGGGCTGTAGCTCAGCTGGGAGAGCGCCTGAATGGCATTCAGGAGGCCGACGGTTCGATCCCGTTCAGCTCCACCAGAATTATCAAGGGCTTGAGACTTCAGTTTCAGGCCTTTTTTCTTTGGCCGCAGGCCGAGTCCGGTTCCAGAGGCGAGTGCGCCTATCTGCGAGGATTTTTCTCCGGGGAACGGCCGAGGAAGCCGAGGATGCCGTACAGAAGCGTCAGCGGGTGGGGTGGGCACCCAGGGATGAAAAGGGCGACCGGCAGAACAGCGCCTACGCCGTTTTCGACGGCGTAGGAACCACGGAAGATCCCGCCACTGGCGGCGCACGCGCCGATGGCGATGACGATCCGGGGCTCCGCGATCGCCTCGTACGTCTTGACCAGCGCCTCCCGCATGTTCTTTGACACGGGGCCGGTAACCAGTAGCCCGTCCGCGTGGCGGGGCGAGGCGACGAAATCGATCCCGAACCGCTGCAGGTCGAAGATCGGGTTGCCCAGCGCCTGCGCCTCGAGGTCGCACCCGTTGCACCCGCCGGCGGACACCTCCCTCAGGTGCAGCGACCGTCCGAGAAGGGAACGGAGGTCCGGAGCGGCCTTCACGGTAGGGAATTCCCGTCCTCCAAGCACCAGGTGCTCCCGCTTGCCGCACGGCAGACGGGGGTCCTGCGAAAAGCGGATCCCCTCGCCGTCGCACGCCTCCTCGCACAGGCCGCAGAAGACGCACCGCCCGAGGTCGATCGTCTTCTTTTCCGGGTCGATCGCCTCCGTCGCGCACACCCTTGAGCACTCTTCGGCGACGTTGGCGGAGCGGAACGCGTCCGCGATCACCGGCATGCCGCGAAACGGCGTCGGGAGGTCCCCCGCCGGCAGGTCGAGGGTCACTTTTCCCGTGCGCGCCCGCTTTCGGATCGATTCCAGCATGGGATACCTCTTTACAGGTCCGCGCCCGAGTACGACAGGTTGAAGCTCTTGTTGCACACGGGGAAGTCGGAAATGACGTTT encodes:
- the nuoB gene encoding NADH-quinone oxidoreductase subunit NuoB codes for the protein MLESIRKRARTGKVTLDLPAGDLPTPFRGMPVIADAFRSANVAEECSRVCATEAIDPEKKTIDLGRCVFCGLCEEACDGEGIRFSQDPRLPCGKREHLVLGGREFPTVKAAPDLRSLLGRSLHLREVSAGGCNGCDLEAQALGNPIFDLQRFGIDFVASPRHADGLLVTGPVSKNMREALVKTYEAIAEPRIVIAIGACAASGGIFRGSYAVENGVGAVLPVALFIPGCPPHPLTLLYGILGFLGRSPEKNPRR